The Helianthus annuus cultivar XRQ/B chromosome 16, HanXRQr2.0-SUNRISE, whole genome shotgun sequence genome includes a window with the following:
- the LOC110915131 gene encoding universal stress protein YxiE isoform X1, producing MAEEEVEVAASMKNKVMVAIDDSEYSHHALNWALNTLRSTLVDSEVVIYTARTPVDIGYLYASSWGTAELIKELKESETKAALDLLNKAKATCAGYGITAEGMTEIGDPKVAICDAAAELNIQLLVVGSHGRGAVTRAFLGSVSNYCVNYAKCPVLVVKKAE from the exons ATGGCAGAAGAGGAGGTTGAAGTTGCAGCCAGCATGAAGAATAAGGTGATGGTGGCCATTGATGATAGTGAGTACAGTCATCATGCTCTTAATTGGGCCCTTAATACTCTTAGATCTACCTTGGTAGATTCAGAAGTTGTTATCTATACGGCCCGAACACCGGTTGATATCGGCTATTTGTATGCATCTTCATGGGGAA CAGCTGAGCTGATAAAAGAGCTTAAAGAAAGTGAGACTAAGGCAGCTCTTGATTTGCTAAACAAAGCTAAAGCTACCTGCGCCGGTTACGGG ATCACAGCAGAAGGAATGACAGAAATAGGAGACCCTAAAGTGGCTATATGCGATGCAGCAGCCGAACTAAACATCCAGTTGCTTGTGGTCGGCAGTCATGGCCGAGGGGCTGTTACTAG GGCTTTCTTGGGGAGTGTCAGCAATTACTGTGTCAATTATGCCAAGTGCCCTGTTCTTGTCGTCAAGAAAGCAGAATAA
- the LOC110915131 gene encoding universal stress protein A-like protein isoform X2, translating into MAEEEVEVAASMKNKVMVAIDDTAELIKELKESETKAALDLLNKAKATCAGYGITAEGMTEIGDPKVAICDAAAELNIQLLVVGSHGRGAVTRAFLGSVSNYCVNYAKCPVLVVKKAE; encoded by the exons ATGGCAGAAGAGGAGGTTGAAGTTGCAGCCAGCATGAAGAATAAGGTGATGGTGGCCATTGATGATA CAGCTGAGCTGATAAAAGAGCTTAAAGAAAGTGAGACTAAGGCAGCTCTTGATTTGCTAAACAAAGCTAAAGCTACCTGCGCCGGTTACGGG ATCACAGCAGAAGGAATGACAGAAATAGGAGACCCTAAAGTGGCTATATGCGATGCAGCAGCCGAACTAAACATCCAGTTGCTTGTGGTCGGCAGTCATGGCCGAGGGGCTGTTACTAG GGCTTTCTTGGGGAGTGTCAGCAATTACTGTGTCAATTATGCCAAGTGCCCTGTTCTTGTCGTCAAGAAAGCAGAATAA